A window from Herbaspirillum sp. meg3 encodes these proteins:
- a CDS encoding GntR family transcriptional regulator, whose protein sequence is METISLRIYRTLTDEIISGVLPPGSALEEIALSERFKVSRTPIRQALRELAARGMIELKPRKGGIVTSIGVDELADMLEAMCELEALCCRICAERMSAVQKKQLELVHLQSQECVANGDDAGYLALNKKFHNLICAGAHNKSLADTIENLRDRLAMFRAAQAGVDKRLTVSHEEHDAIIAAILASDPEKAYLAMRNHTTRLSIHVLEMIKEHQA, encoded by the coding sequence ATGGAAACCATCTCTCTTCGCATCTATCGCACCCTGACCGACGAAATCATCAGCGGCGTGCTGCCACCCGGCTCCGCGCTGGAAGAAATCGCTCTATCCGAACGCTTTAAAGTGTCGCGCACCCCGATCCGCCAGGCGCTGCGCGAGCTGGCCGCGCGCGGCATGATTGAGTTGAAGCCGCGCAAAGGCGGCATCGTCACCAGCATCGGCGTCGATGAACTGGCCGACATGCTGGAAGCCATGTGCGAACTGGAAGCCCTGTGCTGCCGCATCTGTGCCGAGCGCATGAGCGCGGTGCAAAAGAAACAGCTGGAGCTGGTCCATCTGCAAAGCCAGGAATGTGTCGCCAACGGTGACGACGCCGGCTATCTGGCGCTAAACAAGAAATTCCACAACCTGATCTGTGCCGGCGCACACAACAAGAGCCTGGCCGACACGATTGAAAATCTGCGTGACCGCCTGGCGATGTTCCGCGCCGCACAGGCCGGCGTCGACAAGCGCCTGACGGTGTCGCACGAAGAACACGATGCGATCATCGCGGCGATTCTTGCGTCCGATCCGGAGAAGGCTTACCTGGCGATGCGCAATCACACCACGCGCCTGAGCATTCATGTGCTGGAGATGATCAAGGAACATCAGGCGTAA
- a CDS encoding DUF2796 domain-containing protein, translated as MNFHTRKLTAVLGSALLLSVATLAAAHEAHVHGVGKLDVALDGKTLSLHLDSPLVNLIGFEHAARSAKDKQAAQDMARTLRNAAAVFVTTPSAECKLSGVQLVSAAIEPALLGEAAAKKPAGKEDHDGHADMDADFSFQCTYPERLQRIDVKLFDAFKRFNSIDVQLVTPKRQGAAKLTPTAASITIQ; from the coding sequence ATGAATTTTCATACTCGTAAGCTCACAGCGGTGCTTGGTTCCGCCCTCCTGCTCTCCGTCGCCACACTGGCTGCCGCACACGAAGCTCACGTCCACGGCGTCGGCAAACTCGACGTTGCCCTCGACGGAAAGACGCTGTCGCTGCACCTGGATTCGCCGCTGGTCAACCTGATCGGTTTTGAGCATGCAGCCAGGAGCGCCAAGGACAAGCAAGCTGCGCAAGACATGGCCAGGACACTGCGCAATGCGGCAGCAGTATTCGTCACCACCCCGTCAGCAGAATGCAAGCTCAGTGGAGTCCAATTGGTGTCGGCCGCGATCGAACCCGCCTTGCTGGGTGAGGCTGCAGCGAAAAAACCGGCCGGCAAAGAGGATCATGACGGCCATGCCGATATGGACGCCGATTTCAGCTTTCAATGCACGTACCCGGAACGGCTGCAGCGTATCGACGTGAAACTGTTCGACGCCTTCAAGAGATTCAACAGCATTGACGTGCAACTGGTTACACCCAAGCGTCAGGGTGCCGCCAAGCTGACGCCGACGGCGGCAAGCATCACCATTCAATAA
- a CDS encoding porin has protein sequence MKQAINRTMKGLITAGLTSAAASAAAQSDTVTMYGFLKVDAESVWAGGANGGIGRMGRISNNLSVLGFKGVEDLGGGLQAFFQIESNVGVDTGSGSFADRNDNVGLRGSLGEIFAGQYESPYRFVSVYAIDPFTAGIFASNSIMGNGFTTAANAQSPASFDRRQKNLVQYSTPNFNGLIGRIAYAAREEQTATTNPGLISGLLTYENGPLYLAYGYEQHKDYFAAGTLDTGHKIGAAYSFGNTRVRFAWERLRYEPTASTNLRRDAWQLALTHNIGSGQFRASYVRAARSKGNATAGIGGIGKPGTASGAQQFSIGYGYNLSKRTELWGAFTKLNNEQTASYNLSANAIPGLSTGQSPAGLGIGITHKF, from the coding sequence ATGAAACAGGCAATCAATCGGACGATGAAGGGCTTGATCACGGCGGGACTGACTTCGGCGGCGGCATCAGCGGCAGCGCAGAGCGATACCGTAACGATGTATGGTTTTTTGAAAGTGGATGCAGAAAGCGTCTGGGCCGGCGGCGCCAATGGCGGTATCGGGCGCATGGGACGCATATCGAACAACTTGTCGGTGCTCGGTTTCAAGGGGGTGGAAGATCTGGGCGGCGGCTTGCAGGCATTTTTCCAGATTGAGTCGAACGTCGGCGTCGATACCGGCAGCGGTTCGTTCGCCGATCGCAATGACAATGTCGGCTTGCGCGGCAGCCTGGGGGAGATTTTCGCCGGGCAGTATGAGTCGCCTTATCGCTTCGTGTCGGTGTACGCGATCGATCCTTTTACGGCAGGCATCTTTGCTTCCAACTCCATCATGGGCAACGGCTTCACCACGGCGGCCAATGCACAGTCGCCGGCATCGTTCGATCGTCGCCAGAAAAACCTGGTGCAGTATTCAACGCCGAATTTCAACGGCCTGATCGGCCGCATCGCTTATGCAGCACGCGAAGAACAGACGGCCACGACCAATCCGGGCCTGATTTCCGGCTTGCTGACTTACGAGAACGGCCCGCTGTATCTGGCCTACGGCTATGAGCAGCACAAGGATTATTTTGCAGCCGGCACGCTGGATACCGGTCATAAGATCGGTGCCGCCTATTCCTTCGGCAACACGCGCGTACGCTTTGCGTGGGAACGCCTGCGGTATGAACCGACGGCCAGCACCAATCTGCGCCGCGATGCATGGCAACTGGCGCTGACGCACAACATCGGCAGCGGCCAGTTCCGCGCTTCGTATGTGCGGGCGGCACGCTCCAAGGGCAATGCGACAGCCGGCATCGGCGGCATCGGCAAGCCGGGCACGGCATCCGGGGCGCAGCAGTTCTCCATCGGCTATGGCTATAACTTGTCGAAGCGCACCGAACTGTGGGGCGCTTTCACCAAGCTCAACAATGAGCAGACGGCGAGCTACAACTTGTCGGCCAACGCGATCCCCGGCCTGTCCACCGGGCAAAGCCCGGCAGGCCTGGGAATCGGCATCACGCACAAATTCTGA
- a CDS encoding fumarylacetoacetate hydrolase family protein: MAWYAIATYVQNEGGQARPALVLEMLDEVLFDLAEVVKASRSSGLAASEVSSVSALIGAWDVQNAQLKNLAELLPSLVAAGAVKPLDKSAYKLAAPFVPGRIFATASNYYDHAAEMGTELAPRAESSPYCFMKAETSVTATETEVVMPGNTEKLDWEVELGVIIGRRCKNVSVAEAYDVIAGYTVFNDISARDLNRRSDYPFKHDWFRGKSFDTFGPMGPWIVPRDCIADPQKLRMQLQVNGEMMQDDTAEGMIFNIAEQIAYLSGILTLQPGDLIATGTPDGVGMGRGVYLKPGDEMIASIERIGSIRNKVVAAAL, translated from the coding sequence TTGGCTTGGTATGCGATTGCAACGTATGTGCAAAACGAGGGCGGGCAGGCGCGTCCGGCGTTGGTGCTGGAAATGCTGGACGAGGTTCTGTTCGATCTGGCGGAAGTCGTCAAGGCCAGCCGCAGCAGCGGTCTGGCGGCCAGTGAGGTCAGCAGCGTATCGGCGCTGATCGGCGCCTGGGATGTGCAGAACGCACAGCTGAAAAACCTGGCAGAGCTGCTGCCGAGTCTGGTCGCCGCCGGTGCGGTGAAGCCGCTCGACAAGTCAGCCTACAAACTGGCGGCGCCGTTCGTGCCTGGCCGTATCTTCGCCACCGCGTCCAACTACTACGATCATGCCGCCGAGATGGGTACCGAGCTGGCGCCGCGTGCCGAGAGTTCGCCTTATTGCTTCATGAAGGCGGAAACCAGCGTTACCGCCACCGAGACCGAGGTCGTCATGCCGGGCAATACCGAAAAGCTCGATTGGGAAGTGGAACTCGGCGTCATCATCGGCCGCCGCTGCAAGAACGTCTCCGTTGCCGAAGCCTATGACGTTATCGCCGGCTACACCGTGTTCAACGACATCAGCGCACGCGACCTCAATCGCCGAAGCGACTATCCCTTCAAGCATGACTGGTTCCGCGGCAAGAGCTTTGACACCTTCGGGCCGATGGGGCCGTGGATCGTGCCGCGCGACTGCATCGCCGATCCGCAGAAGTTGCGCATGCAGTTGCAGGTCAATGGCGAAATGATGCAGGACGACACCGCCGAAGGCATGATCTTCAATATCGCCGAGCAGATCGCCTACCTGTCCGGCATTCTCACTCTGCAGCCCGGCGACCTGATCGCCACCGGCACGCCGGATGGCGTCGGCATGGGACGCGGTGTCTATCTCAAGCCGGGCGACGAAATGATTGCTTCCATCGAGCGCATCGGCAGCATCCGCAACAAGGTTGTCGCCGCCGCACTTTGA
- a CDS encoding VOC family protein encodes MANKLRHIAISVPDPWKTAEFYQQAFGFKKVGETDSSLARGVYLSDGTMSLALLNYKTDEAAGDRGREFVGLHHIGVWVDNIVDARKDVEQAGGEYYMGEVPVKGNIFYEVKYKDPDGVICDLTDHGWGGASKDGPAAGAKSDGPALRHPDLTADRSGL; translated from the coding sequence ATGGCTAACAAACTGCGTCACATCGCTATCTCCGTTCCCGATCCCTGGAAAACGGCCGAGTTTTATCAGCAGGCTTTCGGCTTCAAGAAGGTCGGCGAGACCGATTCTTCCCTGGCGCGCGGCGTCTACCTGAGCGACGGCACCATGTCGCTGGCGCTGCTGAACTACAAGACCGACGAAGCCGCCGGCGACCGTGGCCGCGAGTTCGTCGGCCTGCATCACATCGGCGTCTGGGTCGACAATATCGTCGATGCGCGCAAGGACGTCGAACAAGCGGGCGGCGAGTACTACATGGGTGAAGTGCCGGTCAAAGGCAACATCTTCTACGAAGTCAAATACAAGGATCCCGACGGCGTCATCTGCGACCTGACCGACCACGGCTGGGGCGGCGCGTCCAAGGATGGTCCCGCAGCGGGCGCCAAAAGCGACGGTCCGGCCTTGCGTCATCCGGATCTGACGGCGGACCGCAGCGGTCTGTAA
- a CDS encoding ABC transporter substrate-binding protein → MVISKCIKKFLVSVVIGSCCAAPAVAADKVKFNLAWLPQGSTGGILVAIAKGFYAEAGLDVSAVRGYGGQRTVNEIDQGLFEFGYGDPISVMLNRAQGGKTVMVGTINTRWPAALCYIDKPERKLQKPADLKGLSLGGGAASPLQNIVPNWLQANKLPADHIKLLRLDPSVINSSFLEGRIDLAECWEGANKPILEALLQKDGKKLGWMRYRDFNLNLYGNGIVTTEKLVASNPDLVRRFVQATYRGFDYQRTHAKEAADAIASQQKLMDKGILLQQITETNQIIEDPEADNKKLGWMRADRMQATVDFVKKAFNLQAPIKANDIYTNKFVE, encoded by the coding sequence ATGGTCATCAGCAAGTGCATCAAGAAGTTTCTGGTTTCTGTAGTGATCGGTTCGTGCTGTGCCGCACCTGCGGTTGCAGCGGACAAGGTGAAATTCAATCTGGCATGGCTGCCGCAAGGCAGCACCGGCGGCATCCTGGTGGCGATCGCCAAAGGCTTCTACGCTGAAGCCGGTCTGGATGTCAGTGCCGTGCGTGGTTACGGCGGACAGCGCACCGTCAATGAAATCGATCAGGGCCTGTTTGAATTTGGTTACGGGGATCCGATCAGCGTCATGCTCAATCGTGCGCAAGGCGGCAAGACCGTGATGGTCGGCACCATCAACACGCGCTGGCCGGCAGCGCTGTGCTACATCGACAAACCAGAGCGCAAGCTGCAAAAGCCGGCCGACCTCAAAGGCCTGTCGCTCGGCGGCGGTGCTGCGTCGCCTTTGCAAAACATCGTGCCGAACTGGCTGCAAGCCAACAAGCTGCCGGCCGATCACATCAAACTATTACGCCTCGATCCGTCGGTGATCAATTCATCCTTCCTCGAAGGCCGCATCGATCTGGCCGAGTGCTGGGAAGGCGCCAACAAGCCCATCCTCGAAGCACTGCTGCAAAAGGACGGCAAGAAGCTGGGCTGGATGCGTTACCGCGATTTCAACCTCAACCTCTACGGCAACGGCATCGTCACCACCGAGAAGCTGGTAGCGAGCAATCCCGATCTGGTCAGGCGCTTCGTGCAGGCGACGTATCGCGGATTCGATTATCAACGCACCCACGCCAAGGAAGCCGCCGACGCCATCGCCTCGCAACAAAAGCTGATGGACAAGGGCATCCTGTTGCAGCAAATTACCGAGACCAATCAGATCATCGAGGACCCTGAAGCAGACAATAAGAAGCTAGGCTGGATGCGCGCCGACCGTATGCAGGCAACCGTCGATTTTGTAAAGAAAGCATTCAATCTGCAAGCGCCTATCAAAGCGAACGATATCTACACCAACAAGTTCGTCGAGTAG
- a CDS encoding putative quinol monooxygenase, with translation MVHVVAIITAKPGKREELLKLVHANLAAVRAEQGCIDYGPVIDVPGFGGSQAELGPDTFAFIEKWESAEALKVHFTQPHMLDYREKSKDLIAARAVHVLESAE, from the coding sequence ATGGTCCACGTAGTTGCAATCATTACCGCCAAGCCCGGCAAGCGCGAAGAACTGTTGAAACTGGTGCACGCCAATCTGGCTGCCGTCCGCGCCGAACAAGGCTGCATCGACTACGGCCCGGTGATCGACGTACCAGGCTTTGGCGGCTCACAGGCAGAACTCGGCCCCGATACCTTCGCCTTCATCGAAAAATGGGAAAGCGCCGAAGCGCTCAAAGTCCATTTCACCCAACCGCACATGCTTGACTACCGCGAAAAGTCCAAAGACCTCATCGCGGCGCGCGCCGTTCACGTGCTGGAATCGGCCGAGTAA
- a CDS encoding LysR substrate-binding domain-containing protein gives MSISLPPLKALKVFEAAARTRSLTIAAHELHITHSAVSQQIKLLEEHFGQPLFIRLPRGVEATEAAQVFYTEVRAALDRIAMAAEQLTLTGKNRIVRVITAPSVAMRWLIPRLSQFQIDNPRIEVRVTTTVSEHFEDVKDPFDVVLWRSPLERSGFECVRFLDDVSAPLASPHYLELHPINKPADLLQASLIHLSVRADAWQQWLIKAGVPVKKKLQGTSYEHFFLSLQAASTDLGIAMGSLALVDDDLSHGRLRQLFPEVVLHGQGFHMLHRIADGGNANTGNALKTFISWLMQMGQASAYDPSKIYSADSST, from the coding sequence ATGAGCATTTCCCTACCGCCGCTGAAGGCCCTTAAAGTGTTCGAAGCAGCAGCGCGCACGCGGAGTTTGACGATTGCCGCACATGAATTGCATATCACGCATAGTGCAGTGAGTCAGCAAATAAAATTGTTGGAAGAACATTTCGGCCAACCGTTGTTTATTCGTCTTCCGCGTGGCGTGGAAGCAACGGAAGCGGCGCAAGTGTTCTATACGGAAGTGCGCGCCGCCCTCGACCGCATCGCCATGGCGGCAGAGCAACTGACGCTGACCGGCAAGAATCGTATCGTGCGCGTGATCACTGCGCCCTCGGTGGCGATGCGCTGGCTGATTCCGCGCCTGTCACAGTTTCAGATCGACAACCCGCGTATTGAGGTGCGCGTGACGACCACGGTGTCGGAACACTTTGAAGACGTCAAAGACCCCTTCGACGTGGTGCTGTGGCGCAGCCCGCTGGAACGCAGCGGCTTTGAATGCGTGCGCTTCCTGGATGACGTCTCGGCGCCGCTGGCATCGCCGCATTATCTTGAATTACATCCGATCAACAAACCGGCGGACTTGCTGCAGGCATCATTGATCCATCTGAGCGTGCGCGCAGATGCGTGGCAGCAATGGCTGATCAAGGCGGGTGTGCCGGTGAAGAAGAAGTTGCAGGGAACCAGCTACGAGCATTTTTTCCTGAGCTTGCAGGCGGCGTCGACGGATCTGGGGATTGCAATGGGATCGCTGGCGCTGGTCGACGACGACTTGTCGCACGGCCGCTTGCGCCAGCTGTTTCCGGAAGTGGTGTTACACGGCCAGGGCTTCCACATGCTGCATAGAATTGCCGATGGAGGCAACGCCAACACCGGCAATGCTCTGAAAACCTTTATCTCGTGGCTGATGCAGATGGGACAGGCATCCGCCTACGATCCAAGCAAGATTTACTCGGCCGATTCCAGCACGTGA
- a CDS encoding metal ABC transporter permease yields MMLLHDFYQFAIAPFQEFAFMRRALVATLALALSSAPLGVMLTLRRMSLFGEALSHAVLPGVAAGFIFFGLSLPALSIGGFLAGVIVVALAGWISRHTELKEDASLAAVYVVALALGVIMISGHGTQLDLLHILFGNVLGVDTEGLLLVAGVSSLSVLLMAGLYRGLLLESFDPSYLAASGGRNTIYQQLFLMLVVLNLVASFQTLGTLMAVGLMMLPAVSARLWHDTLPAQLVNSTVQAAAAGYAGLMLSYYASVPSGPVIIVCAGGFYFLSLIFAPRGWLPRMLRRPHLRA; encoded by the coding sequence ATGATGCTGCTGCACGATTTCTATCAATTTGCGATCGCGCCATTTCAGGAGTTTGCCTTCATGCGCCGCGCACTGGTGGCGACCCTGGCGCTGGCGCTCAGCAGCGCGCCGCTGGGCGTGATGCTGACCTTGCGCCGCATGAGCCTGTTCGGTGAAGCCTTGAGCCATGCAGTGTTGCCGGGTGTGGCCGCAGGTTTCATCTTCTTCGGTTTGTCATTGCCTGCCCTGAGCATCGGCGGTTTCCTCGCCGGTGTGATTGTGGTCGCATTGGCCGGCTGGATCAGCCGCCACACCGAACTCAAGGAAGACGCAAGTCTTGCCGCCGTCTACGTTGTGGCGCTGGCGCTCGGCGTGATCATGATTTCCGGTCACGGCACCCAGCTCGATCTGCTGCACATCCTGTTCGGCAACGTGCTCGGCGTCGATACCGAAGGTTTGCTGCTGGTCGCAGGTGTGTCCAGCCTGAGCGTCCTGCTGATGGCGGGTTTGTATCGCGGTCTGCTGCTGGAGAGTTTCGACCCGTCTTATCTTGCCGCCAGCGGAGGGCGCAACACGATTTATCAGCAGCTGTTTCTGATGCTGGTGGTGCTGAATCTGGTGGCGTCGTTTCAGACGCTTGGCACGCTAATGGCAGTCGGTCTCATGATGCTGCCTGCAGTGTCGGCGCGGTTATGGCATGACACGCTGCCTGCGCAACTGGTCAACAGCACCGTGCAGGCTGCCGCCGCCGGTTATGCCGGACTGATGCTGTCGTACTACGCGTCGGTGCCGTCCGGCCCGGTGATTATCGTCTGTGCCGGTGGTTTCTATTTCTTGTCTCTCATTTTTGCCCCGCGCGGCTGGTTGCCGCGCATGTTGCGCCGGCCACATCTGCGCGCATAA
- a CDS encoding ABC transporter ATP-binding protein has translation MSDAAIALRDISFTWPGQRTPTLALDQFDVQAHEQVFVSGPSGSGKSTLLAMIGGIASPQSGNVAILGQALDGLPASKRDRFRVDHIGFIFQQFNLIPYLSILDNVLLPCQFSAYRRERALAQGQDLHAAAHSLLRSLDLAPNLWTRAVTQLSIGQQQRVAAARALIGRPEIVVADEPTSALDSDRQQAFLDLIQHECEQAGASLVFVSHDQRLAERFHRRIALNDINRCAVEESA, from the coding sequence ATGAGCGACGCTGCCATCGCACTGCGCGATATTTCTTTCACCTGGCCCGGCCAGAGGACGCCGACGCTGGCGCTGGATCAGTTCGATGTGCAAGCGCACGAACAAGTCTTCGTCAGCGGCCCCAGCGGCAGCGGCAAGAGCACGCTGCTGGCGATGATCGGCGGCATCGCCAGTCCGCAAAGCGGCAATGTCGCCATTCTCGGGCAAGCACTGGATGGTTTGCCGGCGTCAAAGCGCGACCGCTTTCGCGTCGATCATATTGGTTTCATCTTTCAACAATTCAATCTGATTCCTTATCTGTCGATTCTGGACAACGTGCTGCTGCCTTGTCAGTTCTCGGCGTATCGCCGTGAACGCGCGCTGGCGCAGGGGCAGGATTTGCATGCGGCGGCGCATTCGCTGCTGCGCAGTCTGGATCTGGCGCCAAACCTGTGGACACGCGCCGTGACGCAATTGTCCATCGGCCAGCAGCAACGCGTGGCGGCGGCGCGCGCCCTGATCGGCCGGCCTGAAATCGTAGTCGCCGACGAGCCGACTTCGGCGCTCGACAGCGACCGTCAACAAGCCTTTCTTGATCTCATTCAACATGAGTGCGAACAAGCCGGCGCCAGCCTGGTGTTCGTCAGCCATGATCAGCGCCTGGCCGAGCGCTTCCATCGCCGCATTGCGCTCAACGACATCAATCGTTGCGCCGTGGAGGAATCGGCATGA
- the aztA gene encoding zinc ABC transporter ATP-binding protein AztA produces the protein MSVAISLENLTVTYRRHPALHHVSGHFAQGSLTAIVGPNGAGKSTLLKSIMGLVRCNSGRVVKHAAASRIAYLPQQAEIDRSFPISVLDCVLLGYWSKAGLFRRMSRDMVRRAEDALAAVGLDGFAQRSIASLSVGQFQRVLFARILLQDAELILLDEPFSAIDSKTTNDLLHIIKSWHAEQRTVIAVLHDYDQVRRAFPQSLLLARNVVAWGETEAVLCHENLHRARSMAEAVDEHAPLCAVDAVDVVDAAHGEGVPR, from the coding sequence ATGTCCGTCGCCATCTCTCTGGAAAACCTGACCGTCACCTACCGCCGGCATCCGGCCCTGCATCACGTCAGCGGTCATTTTGCACAAGGCTCGCTGACCGCCATCGTCGGACCCAATGGCGCCGGTAAGAGCACGCTGCTCAAAAGCATCATGGGCCTGGTTCGCTGCAACAGCGGCCGCGTGGTCAAACATGCCGCCGCCAGCCGTATCGCCTATTTGCCGCAACAGGCTGAGATCGATCGCAGCTTCCCGATTTCTGTGCTGGACTGCGTGCTGCTCGGCTACTGGTCGAAAGCCGGCCTGTTCCGTCGCATGAGCCGCGACATGGTACGCCGTGCGGAAGACGCTTTGGCTGCTGTCGGCCTTGATGGTTTTGCGCAGCGCTCGATTGCCAGTCTGTCGGTCGGGCAGTTTCAACGCGTCTTGTTTGCACGCATTCTGCTGCAGGATGCCGAACTGATTTTGCTGGACGAGCCTTTCAGCGCCATCGACAGCAAAACTACCAACGACCTGCTGCACATCATCAAATCCTGGCATGCGGAGCAACGCACGGTCATCGCTGTACTGCACGATTACGATCAGGTGCGCCGTGCTTTCCCGCAATCTTTGCTGCTGGCACGCAATGTCGTCGCCTGGGGCGAGACGGAAGCCGTGCTATGCCACGAAAACCTGCATCGCGCGCGCTCCATGGCCGAAGCCGTGGATGAGCATGCGCCGCTTTGTGCGGTAGATGCGGTGGACGTTGTTGATGCCGCGCATGGTGAAGGAGTGCCGCGATGA
- a CDS encoding metal ABC transporter substrate-binding protein, which yields MKLFRHIVLGAAVLLAQVSSASAADVKLPVVASFSILGDIVANVGGDRIAVTTLVGPDQDAHVFQPAPDHIKSVARAKLVVINGLGFEGWMERVVQSANYRGDIVVASNGIAVRDRVSDEHDAHDGHEGHDHHHGKNDPHAWQNPANIVVYTRNIVAALSKLDPSGASVYQKNGDTYIAKLNELDRWATQQFAQFPEAKRKVITSHDAFEYFGAHYQVKFLAPQGVSTDSEPSAKEVANLIRQIRKEKIRAVFIENMSSPKLLQQISKEAGVTLGGKLYADALSQADGPAPTYLKLMRYNIEQLLAQMKLN from the coding sequence GTGAAATTGTTCCGTCACATCGTGTTGGGCGCAGCCGTGCTGCTTGCCCAGGTATCTTCTGCATCCGCAGCCGACGTCAAATTGCCGGTTGTCGCCAGCTTCAGCATCCTCGGCGACATCGTCGCCAATGTCGGTGGTGATCGCATCGCCGTGACCACGCTGGTCGGTCCCGATCAGGACGCGCACGTGTTTCAGCCTGCACCTGACCATATCAAGTCGGTCGCCCGCGCCAAACTGGTCGTCATCAACGGCCTTGGTTTTGAAGGCTGGATGGAACGCGTCGTGCAATCGGCCAACTATCGCGGCGACATCGTGGTCGCATCGAACGGCATCGCCGTGCGCGATCGCGTCAGCGATGAACATGATGCACATGACGGGCACGAAGGACATGACCATCATCACGGCAAGAACGACCCGCACGCCTGGCAAAATCCCGCCAACATCGTCGTCTATACGCGCAACATCGTCGCTGCGCTGAGCAAGCTCGATCCGTCCGGTGCATCGGTGTACCAGAAAAACGGCGACACCTACATCGCCAAGCTCAACGAGCTGGATCGCTGGGCGACCCAACAGTTTGCGCAGTTTCCCGAGGCCAAGCGCAAGGTGATCACTTCGCATGATGCGTTTGAATATTTCGGCGCGCACTATCAGGTCAAGTTCCTGGCGCCGCAAGGCGTGTCGACCGATAGCGAGCCGAGCGCAAAAGAAGTCGCCAATCTGATTCGTCAGATCCGCAAGGAAAAGATCCGCGCCGTCTTCATCGAAAACATGAGCAGCCCCAAGCTGCTGCAACAGATCAGCAAAGAAGCCGGCGTCACGCTGGGCGGCAAGCTGTATGCCGACGCGCTGTCGCAAGCGGACGGCCCGGCGCCGACGTATCTGAAGCTGATGCGCTACAACATCGAGCAGCTCTTGGCGCAGATGAAATTGAACTAG
- a CDS encoding 2-hydroxyacid dehydrogenase, protein MPSSLELLILIPLADALVAQLRDNPALPAVRYAPKGIDWDNKELHSVSIVLTNGSTGLTRAQMQAMPQLKLVSAFGAGYENVDLVAAGELGIAVTHAPGANNATVADHAMALMLAVSRGLHLLDTAVKDGGWESNRAARPTVNGKRLGIVGLGNIGEQIARRAAAFDMEVAYHARHVREHVPYLYCATPLELAARSDYLILACPGGAATRHLVNRYLLQALGPQAFLINIARGSVVDTAALIDALASKRIAGAALDVVEGEPAIPEAFRTLDNLLLTPHISGRSPEALQAQLRMFEENLSALQAGDPLQHVVTR, encoded by the coding sequence ATGCCCTCTTCCCTTGAATTGCTGATCCTGATTCCGCTGGCCGACGCTTTGGTGGCGCAGTTGCGCGATAACCCGGCGCTGCCGGCCGTGCGCTACGCGCCGAAAGGAATCGATTGGGACAATAAAGAGCTGCACTCAGTCAGCATCGTCCTGACCAACGGATCAACCGGCCTGACCCGCGCGCAAATGCAGGCGATGCCGCAACTGAAACTGGTCAGCGCCTTTGGCGCGGGGTATGAGAACGTCGATCTGGTTGCCGCCGGAGAACTCGGCATCGCCGTCACCCACGCCCCCGGCGCCAACAACGCCACCGTCGCCGATCACGCCATGGCGCTGATGCTGGCGGTATCGCGCGGGCTGCATTTGCTCGATACCGCCGTCAAAGACGGCGGTTGGGAGAGCAATCGCGCAGCGCGCCCGACCGTCAACGGCAAGCGGCTCGGCATCGTCGGCCTGGGAAATATCGGCGAGCAGATCGCACGCCGTGCGGCGGCCTTCGATATGGAAGTGGCGTATCACGCCCGCCATGTGCGCGAGCATGTGCCTTATCTATATTGCGCCACGCCGCTGGAGCTGGCCGCGCGCAGCGACTATCTGATCCTGGCCTGCCCGGGAGGAGCGGCAACGCGGCATCTGGTCAATCGCTATTTGCTGCAAGCCCTGGGGCCGCAGGCTTTTCTGATCAATATCGCGCGCGGCAGCGTGGTTGATACGGCGGCGTTGATTGACGCATTGGCGAGCAAGCGTATTGCCGGCGCGGCGCTGGATGTGGTCGAGGGCGAGCCGGCGATACCGGAGGCGTTTCGCACGCTCGACAACCTGTTGCTGACGCCGCATATCTCGGGCCGTTCGCCGGAGGCGTTGCAGGCGCAGTTGCGGATGTTTGAAGAAAACCTCTCAGCACTCCAGGCAGGCGATCCGCTTCAGCACGTCGTGACGCGCTGA